The genomic DNA GGTGATAAACGCCTCCGCCTCAAACGGCTCGGTGAGGTGGATGTCGAAGCGGTCCATGTCCATGGCCGATGGATCGTAGCGGGCGCGCTGGTGGATGCCTTCTTCCGGAACTTTGCTGACATAGATTTTCATGGCGTCCTCACACGTCTCAATGCCGCCACTCATGCGCGGCCACCGCCGAGCTTTTGCCGAAGCGCCTTCGCGACAAACGGCGGCACGAAGGCCGAGACGTCAGCGCCCAGCACGGCGGCTTCCTTGATCAAGCGCGCGGAGATATAGGCGTAGGACTCCGAGGGCATCAGGAACATGGTCTCCACCTCGCCCGAGAGCTTTCGATTCGCCAGCGCCATCTGAAATTCGGATTCAAAATCCGAGAGCATCCGCAGGCCGCGGATCATGACGCGCGCCTTTTTGCGGCGGACATAGTCCACCACCAAGGTGTCAAAATGGTCGACCGTCACGCCGCGCATCGACCGCGTCGCCCGCCGCAAGAGCTGCACCCGCTCCTCCACCGTAAACAACGGCCGCTTCTCCGGATTATGGCCGACGGCCACGATGACCTGGTCAAAGAGCGTTCGGGCGCGAGTGATCAGGTCGATATGGCCGTAGGTGACGGGATCGAATGTGCCGGGGTAGACAACGTTCATTCTGCGGCTCCCAGCTGATATAACGAGAGCACCGTCCCTCCATACCGGTGCTCTTTCCACTGGCGCACAGCACCCACGGATAGTGGCATGCGGGTGTTCCGATGGTGCTCAAGCACCACCACGCCAGAGGGTGCGAGCATAGCACACTCCACGACGGTGTTCAAGGCTTTTTTTCCGTCGACGGCGCGGTACGGAGGGTCCAGGATGACGACGTCAAAGGGCGGCTCTTCCTTGGCGAGCATCCGCAGGCCGCCGTCGATGTCCATGTGCACCACGCGCGAGGATCCGGGCGGCAGCTCAGGGTCAAACCGGGCCACGTTGTCGCGGAGGCATAACACCGCCTCCGTCTCCGATTCAACGAAGGCGACAAACGCCGCGCCTCGAGAGAGCGCCTCCAGGCCGAAGGCGCCGCTGCCGGCAAACCCGTCGAGCACCCGAGCGTCGTCGATGAAGTCACCGAGGATATTGAAGACCGCTTGCCGGACCTTCGCTTCGGTGGGCCGCAGCGTTGGCGGTGCGACGAGGGTCCGTCCGCGGAACTGCCCTCCAGTAATCTTCAACATCGCCGATATGCCTCTTCGCGCGCCAACGCCAAGAGGTGCTGGTCGCGCGCGAGATTCGCCACACGAAAACGCACCAGGCCATGCTGCTGGCGTCCGAGCAGCTCCCCCGGCCCGCGCAGCTGGAGGTCTGTCTCGGCCAACTGGAAGCCATCCGTCGTCTCCACAAACGCCCGCAGGCGCGCTGACGCGGCCTCATCGTCGGTGTCGCTGATGGCGACACACGTGGCGGCCTCGCGGCCCCGCCCGATACGGCCGCGCAGCTGATGCAGCTGGGCCAGACCAAACCGCTCCGGATGCTCGATGAGCATGAAGGTCGCGCGCGGGACATCCAACCCCACTTCCACGATCACCGTCGAGACCAGCACCTGCAGCTGCCCGCGGGAGAAGGCGAGCATCGCTTGCTCCTTCTGCGCAGGCTTCATCTGCCCGTGCAGCAGGCCCACGCGAACCTCCGGAAACACCTCAGCCTGCAGGTGCTTGGCCATGCGCGTCGCGGCTCTGAGCTCCGTCGAGGAGCTCTCTTCCACGAGCGGATACACCACATAGGCCTGACGGCCGCGCGTGAGCTCGCGGCGCAGCATGGCGTAGGCCTCGGCGCGCTGGCTTTCGCGCAGCCACCGCGTCGTAATCGGCTGCCGGCCGGCGGGCAATTCCGTGATCGTTGAGATATCCAAATCTCCATACAGGGTCATGGCGAGGGTGCGGGGAATCGGGGTGGCCGTGACGATGAGCACGTCCGGCTGCTGGCCTTTGCCGGCCAGCTGCGCGCGCTGTGCGACGCCGAACTTATGCTGCTCATCGATGATGACGAGTGCGAGCCGATGAAACTGGACCGGCCGTTGAATGAGCGCATGGGTCCCGATGATCACCTGCAGACGGCCGCTGGCGATGTCAGCCAGCCGCTGGGTGCGCTCCGACGGGGTGAGCCCTTGAGACAGCAGCCCTACCGCAACCCCGCACGGTTCCAGCAGATCGCGCATCGTGCGCGCATGCTGCTCTGCCAAGAGCTCCGTCGGCGCCATCAGGGCCACTTGGTAGCCGCTTTGCGCCGCCGCCGCCGTCACCAGCGCCATGACGATGGTTTTGCCGCAGCCGACATCGCCCTGCAGCAGCCGCCGCATCGGCGAACGCCGCTGAAGATCCTCGAGCAATTCCCGAAGCACCGCCTGCTGGCTCGCCGTCAATTGAAACGGCAGCTGCTGCTGCACGCTGCGGCTGACGGGGCCGTCAAGCGCATAGCGCTGCGGTTTGACGACGGCGGCGTTGCGGCTTCGGCGCTGGGCGATGGCGGCCTGAAACACCAGCAGCTCTTCAAAGGCCAGGCGTTCCCGGGCCGCGTTCAGCGCGTCCCACGACGCAGGAAAATGCAACTCGTGGATCGCCTGCCGCCGCGACGGCCAGCCGCGCTGCTGCGGCAGTGCCGGCGGCAGCGTCTCTTCAATGGCGCCGCTGTGGGTCGCCAAGACCGTCGCCACCATCCGGCGGAACCATCGCTGGGTCAGCCCGGCGGTCAGCGGATAAACCGGCACGATGCGCCCGAGATGCAAGGAGGCATCTTCCCCCCCTTCGATGCGCTCAATCTCCGGATGAATCATTTGCCGCCGGGTTCGCGGCTCGAGCTGCCCGTACAGCAGCAACTCATCGCCCACGCGCACCTGCCCTGCGAGATACGGCTGGTTAAACCATGTCCCGTAGAGCACGCCGGTGTCATCACCGACTGCGATCTCAACGATCGTGCGTCCGCCGCGAATCCGACGCAGCGTCTTGGACAGCACCTGCCCTTTGACGGTCGTTGTCTCGCCGGGTTGTGCTTCTCCGATGGCCGCGAACCGCGTGCGGTCTTCATAGCGCCGCGGGGCGGCGAGATAGACATCCTCAATCGTTGCGATCCCCAGTTGGGCGAGCTGCTGCATGCGCGAAGGCCCCACCCCTTTGACGTACCGAAGCGCCTCAGGCGATGGCGGAGCTTGTGAGACAGTCATGGCCTGTGTATAATGATGGTTTGCTCAGAAGAGCGAGGCATGAGGAGACGTCAATGCAAGCGTGCGCGATTTGCGGCAAACGGCCGGTCATTGGACATCAGGTGACCCACCGAGGAAAACTCAAGAAAAAAGGCGGGGTGGGTCGGCGAACCGTCCGGGTGAATCGCCGCCGATTCCTGCCAAATCTTCAAACGGCAACTCTGCTGCTCGATGGAACAGTGCGGCGCGCGCGCGTCTGCACGTCCTGCATCAGATCCGGCCGTGTAACGCGAGCCCCGTTGAAACCTTCACGTCGGCCACCTGCATAACCACGCCATCGCCTTCGAGCGCTGGCGTGGCCAGCACATCGTAGCGGCCGTCCGGAAGAACCCCTCCAAACACCCCTTTGCCTCGAATCGAGCGCTGTCCGTCCGACAGCCGCGCGATACGGGGTGAGGCGAGTTCAATCGTCAGGTTCCGCACGACCACAGTGGGCCGCGGGTTGCCCGCGCCAAAGGGCGCGCACCGCTGAAGTTCCCCCACCCAGCCCGGCGCCATCGCCTCAAGCGGCAGCTCAAGATCGATGAGCCGGCGCTTGATCCATCCGGCGGCGCCATGCAGCCGACGCGCCTGTTCGTTGATGAGCGCGCGGAACGGCTCCAGATGCCTCTGGTGCATGGTTAATCCGCAGGCTTGGGCGTGCCCGCCGAATCGCATCAACAGCGATCGGCACGCCTGCAGGACGTCGAGCAGATTGACATGCGGCACGGAGCGCCCTGAACCGATGCCGCGCTGCCCATCGACCGCGACGGCAATCGCCGGCCGGCCGTACCGCTCGGCCAATTGGGACGCCAGCGGCCCCATCAACCCTTGGTGCCATCCGCGGCCGCTAACGACAATCACGCGCTGGTCGCGGCAATGCAGCCGATTCGCCTGTTCATGCGCCTCAGCCACGATGCGCCGCTGCAGCCTTTTGGTCGTGCCATGGTCGGCCGCATTCGCCTTCAGCAGCTCATCGATCGCCGCCGGTGCCACGCCGCGCAAGAGGCGCCACACCGTCGAGGCTTCACCCAGCCGTCCGCTGGCATTCAATCGGGGGGTGAGCCGCTTCAGAATCTGCTCCGGCTCAGCCTGGGA from Candidatus Omnitrophota bacterium includes the following:
- the coaD gene encoding pantetheine-phosphate adenylyltransferase → MNVVYPGTFDPVTYGHIDLITRARTLFDQVIVAVGHNPEKRPLFTVEERVQLLRRATRSMRGVTVDHFDTLVVDYVRRKKARVMIRGLRMLSDFESEFQMALANRKLSGEVETMFLMPSESYAYISARLIKEAAVLGADVSAFVPPFVAKALRQKLGGGRA
- the rsmD gene encoding 16S rRNA (guanine(966)-N(2))-methyltransferase RsmD, yielding MLKITGGQFRGRTLVAPPTLRPTEAKVRQAVFNILGDFIDDARVLDGFAGSGAFGLEALSRGAAFVAFVESETEAVLCLRDNVARFDPELPPGSSRVVHMDIDGGLRMLAKEEPPFDVVILDPPYRAVDGKKALNTVVECAMLAPSGVVVLEHHRNTRMPLSVGAVRQWKEHRYGGTVLSLYQLGAAE
- the recG gene encoding ATP-dependent DNA helicase RecG, whose amino-acid sequence is MTVSQAPPSPEALRYVKGVGPSRMQQLAQLGIATIEDVYLAAPRRYEDRTRFAAIGEAQPGETTTVKGQVLSKTLRRIRGGRTIVEIAVGDDTGVLYGTWFNQPYLAGQVRVGDELLLYGQLEPRTRRQMIHPEIERIEGGEDASLHLGRIVPVYPLTAGLTQRWFRRMVATVLATHSGAIEETLPPALPQQRGWPSRRQAIHELHFPASWDALNAARERLAFEELLVFQAAIAQRRSRNAAVVKPQRYALDGPVSRSVQQQLPFQLTASQQAVLRELLEDLQRRSPMRRLLQGDVGCGKTIVMALVTAAAAQSGYQVALMAPTELLAEQHARTMRDLLEPCGVAVGLLSQGLTPSERTQRLADIASGRLQVIIGTHALIQRPVQFHRLALVIIDEQHKFGVAQRAQLAGKGQQPDVLIVTATPIPRTLAMTLYGDLDISTITELPAGRQPITTRWLRESQRAEAYAMLRRELTRGRQAYVVYPLVEESSSTELRAATRMAKHLQAEVFPEVRVGLLHGQMKPAQKEQAMLAFSRGQLQVLVSTVIVEVGLDVPRATFMLIEHPERFGLAQLHQLRGRIGRGREAATCVAISDTDDEAASARLRAFVETTDGFQLAETDLQLRGPGELLGRQQHGLVRFRVANLARDQHLLALAREEAYRRC
- the rpmB gene encoding 50S ribosomal protein L28, with the protein product MQACAICGKRPVIGHQVTHRGKLKKKGGVGRRTVRVNRRRFLPNLQTATLLLDGTVRRARVCTSCIRSGRVTRAPLKPSRRPPA
- a CDS encoding DHH family phosphoesterase, producing the protein MQAVWKVAPADPRSAERLAEALSIHPLTAQVLLNRGLADAAAAGRFLQPTLEALEDPLAISDLPLAVNRLRRAAASNDPVVIFGDSDVDGLTASVILSEVLQQLGARVSAHQSNRLRDGYGVPRTFLRQLKRLKGRVLILVDCGTNQAEDVRRVTAEGIAVIIVDHHVPLSEAAKPFALVNPYCGRSAAGRGLCSAGLALKIAQALLRQPAHEALHPYLDLAALGTLADCAPLLGDNRVMVVEGLPRLLQTHRPGLRRVCESTSISQAEPEQILKRLTPRLNASGRLGEASTVWRLLRGVAPAAIDELLKANAADHGTTKRLQRRIVAEAHEQANRLHCRDQRVIVVSGRGWHQGLMGPLASQLAERYGRPAIAVAVDGQRGIGSGRSVPHVNLLDVLQACRSLLMRFGGHAQACGLTMHQRHLEPFRALINEQARRLHGAAGWIKRRLIDLELPLEAMAPGWVGELQRCAPFGAGNPRPTVVVRNLTIELASPRIARLSDGQRSIRGKGVFGGVLPDGRYDVLATPALEGDGVVMQVADVKVSTGLALHGRI